DNA sequence from the Tenacibaculum mesophilum genome:
GTTTTCAATGGAAATGAAGGTGATGTATTCGGACCATACAAAGATGCAGGATTCTTTAAGTTATCTAAAATTACTGAGGTAAAACAATTACCAGACTCTGCGAAAGCAAGTCATATTTTAATTCCTTTTGTTGGTTCTGCTAGTGCTGATGCTACTGTTGTTCAAACGGAAGGGGAAGCTAAGAAAACAGCAGATAGCTTATTAGCTGTTGTTAAAGCAGATAAATCTAAGTTTGCAGATTTAGCTAAAAAAATGTCATCTGATCAAGGTTCTGCTGAAAAAGGAGGATTTTACGATTGGTTTGCTTACAATAGAATGGTACCATCATTCAGAGATTTCGTTTTTGAAGGTAAAGAAGGAGATATGGGGGTTGTAAAGACTCAATTTGGGTTCCATGTAATTAAAATTGATGGGCAAAAGAATTTCCAACCAGTAGTGAAGTTAGCTACTTTTGGACGTAAGATAGAAGCTTCAGAAGAAACGGAGAATGCAGTATTCCAAAATGCAGAAACATTAGCTTTAGAATTAGCTAATGGAAAAGCTTTTGAAGAAGCTGTAAAAGAAAAAAACTTAACTTCACTACCAGCAGTAGGATTAAAATCTTTAGATGAAAACGTACCAGGAGTTGGTAACGAAAGACAAATTATTACTTGGGCTTTTGAACCAGAGACTGAAGAAGGAAGTTACAAGCGTTTTGATGTTGAAGGAGGATATATTGTAGCGGTACTAACAGCAAAAACAGCTAAAGGTTTAATGCCTGTTGATAAGGCAATTACTTCTGTTCGTCCTATATTAACAAACGAAAGAAAAGCCAAAATGATTGAAGATAAGATGAGCGGAGCTACTTTAGAAGAAATCGCAAAATCTGTGAATCAGTCAGTGAGAGCAGCAACCGATGTAAACTTACAATCACCAACAATTTCTGGTGTAGGATTTGAGCCTAAAGTAGTAGGAGCAATGATGAACGCTAAAGAAAACAAGGTGGTTAAAAATGTTGCAGGAGATAAAGGTGTATTTGCTTTTGTAGTAGAAAAGAGAGAAGAGCCAACAGCATTACCTAACTACGACACGTATAGAAAGCGTATTGTTGCTGAAAGACAGAATAAGACATTTCAAATGTATGAGGCGGTTAAAAAAGCGTCTGAAATTAAAGATAACATGAGTTCTTTTTACGGAATTCAATAAGAAATAACGTCATACCAATAAAAAAATCCCGAACTATTCAGTTCGGGATTTTTATTTGTTATTTTATCTTTAATTTCAAACTTAAATTTAAAACATCATTTTTCAACTTTTTGAGACTTTCTGTTCTAGTTTTTTGAGTGTTGTAGTATGATATATTCGTTGGAGATTCATCGTTTAATAACAAACTATTTATTAAATTTTTAATCCAGCTTTTTCGAATACTTTTATTGTCAGTCTCAAATGAAAGTTCATTGATTAGAGATTTAGTTTCTTTTGAAAGTTCACTTTCGTTTACCATATTAATAAATCTTTCTAGCTCAATACTCAATTGATTGATTTCATCGTAATTAACCTCTTTATCTCTTAAATGTCTGTCACATTCGTTAGAAATATATTTTAAATATTTATGAATAGTTTCTAATATCAAATTTATTATAACTTTTAAAAGAATGATTCTTGTTTTTATATTAACGAAGTTAATTTAAGTAAAACAAAAAAGCAACCTCATACGAGATTGCTTTTTAAAGTATGTTTAAAGCTTTTTTATTAAGCGTTTAATGGTTTACCATCCCAAGCTGCTTTCGCTGCTTCTTTTACAGCTTCAGAGTAGGTTGGATGTCCATGACAAATACGAGCTAAATCTTCCGCAGAAGCTCTGTATTCCATTGCTACAGCTGCTTCCATAATCAAGTCAGCAACACGAGCACCTACCATGTGAACTCCTAATACTTCATCAGTGTTTTTATCAGCCAATACTTTTACAAATCCGTCTAAATCTCCACTTGCACGAGAACGTCCTAATGCACGCATTGAGAATTTTCCAGACTTATAATCAATACCAGCATCTTTTAATTCTTGTTCAGTTTTACCAACAGCCGCTACTTCTGGCCATGTGTAAACAATACCAGGAATTAAGTTATAGTCAATATGAGGTTTTTGTCCAGCTAAATATTCAGCAACCACAACACCTTCTTCTTCTGCTTTATGCGCTAACATAGCTCCACGAACTACATCACCAATTGCATAAATGTTAGAAACATTAGTCTGTAAATGATCATTTACTTCAACCATTCCTCTTTCAGTAACTTTTACACCCGCTTTTTCTAAAGCTAATCCTTCAGTATACGGACGACGACCTACAGAAACTAAACAGTAATCTCCGGTGAAAGTAACCTCTTCACCTTTTTTATTAGTAGCTTTTACTACAACCTCGTCACCATTTCTTTCAACAGAAGTAACTCCGTGGCTAGCATTAATTTTCATTCCTTGTTTCTTTAAAACTTTAGTCAGTTCTTTAGAAACATCTTTATCCATGGTTGGAGTAATCGTAGGAGCGTATTCGATAACAGTTACCTCAGCACCTAAACGCTTGTAAACAGAACCTAACTCTAAACCAATAACACCACCACCAATAACTAATAAGTGCTTAGGAACTTCAGGAAGTTTTAAAGCTTCTGTAGAAGTAATTACACGCTCTTTATCAATAGTAATAAATGGTAAAGAAGATGGTTTAGAACCAGTAGCTATAATAATGTTAGTACCTTCAATTACTTCTTCAGTACCATCATTTTTAGTGATTTTTACGTGCGTAGCATCTTCAAAAGATCCTAAACCTTCGTAAACTTCAATATTATTTTTGTCCATTAAATATTTGATACCTCCTGTAGTAGTTTCTACTACATTTGCTTTACGAGCTACCATTTTTCCGAAGTCAAAAGAAGGTTTCTCTACAGAGATACCGTGCTCTTCGAAATGATTTACTGCATCATAGTAATGGTGCGAAGAATCTAATAAAGCTTTTGAAGGAATACATCCAACATTTAAACAAGTTCCACCTAAAGTTGAGTATTTTTCAATGATAGCAACTTTAGAACCTAATTGAGCGGCTCTGATAGCAGCGATATATCCTCCTGGACCAGAACCAATAACGATTAAATCGTATTTCATGAGTTGTGTTTTATAATTTCATCTATTTATATTGCACAATGTCCATTACTAATAGTTCAACTATTTGTGTTTATGTTAACCATTGTTTGCAATTGCCCATTTTGGGCTTTCGTAAAAATGAAGTACAAAAGTACAATTATTTGTCGATAAAATTAGTTTTCATATCTTTAAAACTTAAACGCATTGTATGAAAATTTTTAAAAAAATAATCATAGTTTTATTACTATTGTTAGTAATAGTACAATTTTTTCAACCAGAAAAAAATGAAGGAGAAATTACTTCTGTTCAGTATTTTATAGAAGAAACCAAGCCAAATGATGCAGTGCATAAAATTTTAAAAACGGCTTGCTTTGATTGTCATAGTAACTCAACACGTTATCCTTGGTATAGCAGTATTACGCCTGTGAATTATTGGTTGGCAGATCATGTAAATCACGGAAAAGAAGAATTGAATTTTTCTGAATGGGCTACCTATTCTTTAAAAAGAAAGGAACACAAAATGAAAGAGGTTTGGGTAGAAGTTGAAAAAGGAAAAATGCCATTAGATTCATATACTTGGACGCATGCCGATGCTCGTTTGTCTAAAGAAGAAGTACAACAAATCACTGAGTGGGCAAAAAGCGTTCAAAATAACTACCAAACGCAATTAGCGAACTAAATTAATGCAACAACTTTTAATTATTGGGTATGTTTGGATAGAAAAAACAACAGGAGCTGGTAACCGAATGTTACAGCTAATCAATGTTTTTAAAAACCATAATTATATCATTACTTTTGCCACACCAGCTCAAAAAACTGAAAACTCTCTAAACTTAGCTGAATTAGGAATTGAAGAAAAAGCTATCGAATTGAATTCAAGTTCTTTTGATGATTTTGTTAAAGAACTGCAACCTGATGTTGTGTTGTTCGATCGTTTTATGATGGAAGAACAATTCGGTTGGCGTGTTGCAGAACATTGCCCGAAAGCTTTACGGGTTTTAGATACAGAAGATTTACACTTTTTACGTAAAACACGCCATAAACAATTAAAAAAAGGAAAACAATTTTCTACAGAAGCATTGTTGAAGTCGAATGAAGCAAAACGAGAAATCGCTGCTATTTTACGTTGTGATATGAGTTTGATTATTTCAACTTACGAAATGCAGTTATTAAAAGACGTTTTTAAAGTTGATGAATCTTTACTATATCATTTGCCTTTTTTGTTGGATACAATAGATGCTGAAACTACTCAGAAATGGAAATCTTTTGAAGAACGAAAACATTTTGTGTTTATAGGTAACTTTTTTCATGCTCCAAATGTTGATGCTGTTTTGCAATTAAAAACAATATGGAAGCAGATCAGAAAACAACTACCCAAAGCAGAAGTACATATTTACGGAGCCTATGTTACGCAACAAATTCAACAATTGCATAAACCAAAAGAAGGATTTATAATTAAAGGTTTTGCAGAAGATGCGCTCGAAGTAGTTAAAAATGCTAGAGTCGTGTTAGCTCCCATTCGTTTTGGTGCGGGAATTAAAGGAAAGTTAACCGAAGCAATGGAATGTGGAACTCCAAGTGTTACTACTTCGATAGGAGCAGAAGGAATGTATGACAACTTACCTTGGAACGGATTTATAGAAGATAATTTTGAGAAGTTTGCTAACAAAGCTATAGAGTTATATACTTATGATATTCTTTGGAAAAAGTCTCAACAAAAAGGTATAGAAATAATTAATTCACTATATGATAAAGACAAGTTAGGTGTTACTTTTATTAGGGGGATTAAAAAAATCCAAGAAAATTTTGAAATACATCGTACACAAAATTTTCTTGGAAGTTTGTTGCAACATCAAACTTTACAGACTACTAAGTTTATGAGCAAGTGGATTGAAGAGAAGAATAAAAAATAGAACTTATTCAATTTTAATATCTACAGAGGTTCTACTTTGCCATCCAGTAACATCAATTACAGAAATTTGACAATGGTAATCACCAGAATCAATATCAGTAGGAATTGTAATGTTTTGTGCTATTTCATATTCTTTACGATTATTATCAATTGTGTAATTTTCCATAAAAATTAAAGGAGAAACAGGATCTTTTATAGGAGATAATTCACAATTAGAACCTTGGTCATCGTGCGTGTGATGATCAAAATTATGGTGGATATCAATAGCATAAGTGGCCAAAGCTATGTTGTCAGACACTTTTACACGTATTGTGTACTCTTTTCCTTTTTCTAATACAGCACACGATTTAGGAAACCCTTCGTTGTAATTTATGGTAATAGTTGGTTTTTCAGTATCTGGTTCTTCAGAATCACTACTACAACCAAAGTTTACCAAAGTTAAGAAGAGTAAAGCGCTTGTTATTTTTAATAATTTCATGGTAGTTTATTATTTATAAAAGACTACTTGAGAAAATCAAGTAGTCTTTAATTAGTTATAATTATTTTATTTCAAGAGGAATAGACAGCTTTACTGTTTCACTTTCACCACTTTCTTTAGCGTAAATGTTTAACCAGTAGTTTCCTACAGGAGCTCCAGGAATTAAATCGTAGTGATAATGTATGTGTGGGTTTTTAACTCCTTCATATAAATTTTTAGGTAAAACAGTAATTACTTTGTCCCACTTTCCAACTTCAACATTCTGTCCTTCTCTCCATTCTTCGAACCAAAACTCATATTTAATTTCAGTAACAGTATTATTACCAGAAACATATTCAAATTCTGTGTGTAACTCATCTTTTCCAAAAGCGATTGAGTTGTTCTCCCCAATTTCTAAGTCTTTAAATTTTTGAATGATATGTAACTTTTTAGTAATAGCACTTTTAGTTCCGTCTTCATGTTCAACAGTAATTTTGAATTTATAAATCCCTTCAGCAGGTGTAAAAGAAGGAGTGTACTTGTTCTCTTCATCAAAATATACATGGTAATGTATATGAGGGTTTAATTGGCCTTCATATCGGTCAACAGGTACTAAATGGTTTTTTAACTCCCAAATTAGTTCACCGTTTTTAACTTTTGGAACATCGTAAGATTCTACGTCAAAATAAATTTTAGAAACTTTGCTAGTACCCTCATAGCCAAATTCAATATGAACATCTATGTTCGATTGTGGTAAAACAAAATCAGAATTACCTAACTCCAAGCCTTTGAAATTTTCTGTATTAATATTTTCATCAAAAGTATCTGGGATGTTATCTTCATCACTACAAGAAATGATTAAAAGACTTACGAAAAATAAGATTGCTGATTTAAATGTGTTTTTCATGATTAAAAAAATTAAATAATTAAAATGTTTGTATAATTGTTATTGAAAAGTTTCTTCCAGGTTCAGGAACCTCTATCAGTCTGTAGAAGCTTGTATGGTCGAATACTTTGTTGTTTAAAATATTATTTAGCCTACCTTGAATTTTAAGAGGCTGCTTTTTTGAGAAAAGATCTACACTAGTATGTAAACCGATGTTAAATAAAGAATACCCTCCTGTAGTTTTTTCAGGAGGAACAATATTGTTTTGATCTGAAACTAATCGTACACTAGAGAATATTTTAGTTTCTCCAAAAGTAGACCAAGGATTCAATGTGTATTCAAGCGAAACAACTCCTGTTAATGGAGGGGAAAAAGGAAGTGTGAAGTTTTTCTTTTTTCCACTTAACTGTCTTGCTTTTACATATTCTAAAGAACCTGTAATAGATAATTTATCAATAGGTTCATATTGCGCCATAATTTCGCCACCATATCTAAAAACACGACTTTGATTGTATTGATACTTCTGAAGTGTTTCGTAATACTCTGACGTTGGACTTAAATAAATATAATTATCAAAATAATTGACAAATGGCGTGATTTGAATAGATCCTCTACTAAAGTTAGCTTTAAACTCTCCATCTATTTGATAAGAACTTTCAGGTTCTAAGTCAAGACTTCCTTCTTCGTATCGATACATGTGATAGTTTACTCCGTCTGAAGCCAATTCGTTTGCCAGTGGAATTCTAAAGCTCTTGCCTATATTTATTTTATATGATGTATTTTTAAGTCCATAACTTAATCCAGCTGAAGCACTTAAGCTTCCAAAAGTTAAGCTCTTTCTTTTTGATCGCTGTAGTTGTTGCTGAGTAGTGTTTCCGTTTTCGTCAGTAACAGGAGATAAAAACCACTCGTAATATGGCTGTGTTTTTATTATACCATAATCGTAACGTATACCACCATCTAAATATAATTTGTCGTTGAGTTTTATTTGATCGTACACAAAAGCCCCAGCTGTAAAACGAGTATATTCAGGAATAAGAAACCCCCAACCATCAATAGTATTATCTTGATACTCTAAATTAACACCTGTAGTAACTTTATGTTTATTAAAGTTATGTAATTGACTTTTTACATTAAGACTATAGGTATTCTTTTTAAATAAGCGTTCCATTGTAGATGACGGCTTGGGCATATAACCATGTGGAACAGGTTCTGAGTGTTCTTCGCGATGATTATTTTGAAACCCAAGCTCAACATCTAACGTATAATTGGGGAATAGAAAACTGGTATTATTTGTTATTTTAAAATGATTGACCTTATGATATGGTAAATCAATATCTCTATTGTCAACATCGTAGTCTATTTTAGAAGTTCTCACTTCCAGACCATGAGCATTAGCGAAAAAACCGTTTTTAGAATTAACATTACTAAAAGAAGTTATAGAGCTTATATTATCAGATACATAACCTATAGAAACTCCAACATTATGATTAAATCCTGCTGTATTACGTAAGTAATTTTTATGCAAATCAAAAATGTAATTATCGTACGTTATTTTTTTGGTAGGAACTTTATAATCGCCATAATCTTCATGAGTTATTCTAGCTTTGTAATACCAATGATTATAACGTTGTTTAACACCTAAAGAAACTCCATAAAAATCGTTGTTACTTCTATTGGTAAGGTTTAGTTCACCAGTAAAGGAATTAACATCAGGTAGTAAATTGTTTTTCAGGCTAATTACACCCGATATTGCATCTGAACCATAGAGTAGAGAAGCAGCTCCTTTAGTAACTTCTATATTGTCAATATTATATTGGTCTATTTCCAAACCATGATCGGCTCCCCATTGTTGTGCTTCGTGTTTTATACCGTTTTCAACAACAACAACTCTATTAAAACCTAAACCTCTAATGGTAGGTTTGGATTGACCAGAACCTATAGTTATTGTACTAACTCCTGGTATGTCTTTAAGAGTTTGCATTAAACTATTATCCCTGTTTTTCTCTAAAAAATCAACATCAATCCTTTGTGTGTTGCTAGAGAACTTTGTTAGTGTTTTTTTAGGGTTTTGTGCAATAACCACCTCATTTAATACTGAATTGTCTTGTATTAGAGGAATAACTATTACTGAATTAGTAGGAGAAATACTTTCTTTATAAGTAACATACCCAACATGAGTAACAGTTAAGAGGTATTCTTTGTTTAAAAGTTTAAAAAAAGTACTACTTCCTCTAGTGTTTGTGTATGCGTGCTTTGAACCGATACTCACGTGAGCATTGGGTAACTCACTTTGTGTTGTTGCATCGATAACCTTAATAGTAACAGAATTAGTGTTCTGACCAAAAAGAATAGTATGAAACAATACACAAAATAAAGCACCTAAGCTTTGTTTTGTCATTGTAAATAGAATTAAACGAATTGTAGTAGTTGAACTGTAAGCGCTCAACTATTGATTAAATAATATAGAACAGATAGTTAACTAATAGAAAAAGTAAATGGTAAATACAGTACAGACTTAGTAGGTTTATATGCATATATATTTACAACAATTCTTAATACAAGAAAGTTAAGTATGTTCTAAATTTAGTATGTTATGAGTAAGTTGGAGGTCCTCTAAGCTTTCTATTCAGACATTGGTAAGAAGGTAAGATAATTGACTTGTAATTATCTACTATCGTCTTGCTAGGAAGAATAGCTAAAGCTGGTGAGAAATTTTGTGTAGGTACATCAAAAGAAGCAAAAGAAAAATAACAAATATCACAATGGTCGTTTACCGATTCGTGTAAGTGAGTAGATTTTTCTTTACAGTTATGGTGGTGTGCTTCATTATCATGATGATGAGTAGCTTTTATAAGAATAGGAAGCATAAGAAGAACCACCAATGATAAAGAGGTGATTTTACGAAATATGCTATTTTTATATAAGCTCATTTTTTATAACTGATAAATGGCAAAAATAAATGCTTGTTGTATTTTTTTATATTAAATTATGTTAATTTTTATTAAAAAAACAGCTTCTTCTTTCTAATAAGAGGAAGCTGTTTTTGTTAGATAAAGTAATAAAGAGATTTAGCTCATTAATCCAGCACGTCTTAATAAAGCATCAGGTTTTGGTTCTCTACCTCTAAAACGTTTGTATAACTCCATAGGCTCTTCTGTTCCGCCTTTAGATAATACATTGTTTTTAAATTTATCTGCAACTTCTTTATTAAAAATACCTTCCTCTTTAAAATATTCAAAAGCATCGGCATCTAAAACCTCTGCCCATTTATATGAATAATATCCAGCTGAGTATCCGCCTTGAAAAATATGAGAAAAAGAAGTACTCATACAATTTTCTGCTACATCAGGATATAATTTAGTCTCAGCAAAAGCATTCGTTTCAAACTCTTTTACATCAGTAATGGTTTCAGGAGAATCTCCAGAGTGCCAAGACATATCTAATAATCCGAAGCTTAATTGACGCAAGGTTTGCATTCCTTCATGGAAACTCGCAGATTCTTTAATTTTCTCAACGTATTCCATAGGAATAATTGCTCCAGTTTCGTAATGTTTTGCAAACAATTCCAACGCTTCTTTTTCGTAACACCAGTTTTCTAAAACCTGACTAGGTAATTCCACAAAATCCCAAGAAACAGAAGTTCCTGATAAGCTCTTATAAGTAGTATTTGCCAACATTCCGTGTAAGGCGTGACCAAACTCGTGGAATAAGGTAGTAACCTCGTTAAAAGTTAATAAAGAAGGTTTGGTTTGTGTTGGTTTGGTAAAGTTACAAACGAT
Encoded proteins:
- a CDS encoding peptidylprolyl isomerase; the protein is MAILSKIRERSMFLILVIGLALFAFVLDPSTISDFFSASKVNEIGEVNGEAISRQEFAEALEAYKAQTGNSMSEMQAAKAVWNNLIRQKIYKKQLEEAGITVGDVDILNALYETPVVQNDARFQTSGIFDKNKLKEHLATIKEENGQEWAAWQNYMASIKSNIEKTTYDNLVAAGLGASLKEGESRYLTENTKVSGRYVYVPYTTIADSLVTLKKSDIQNYINEHQDAFQVEASRDINFVKFNIEPSAKDEEAIKANVAKLIDDSVVNNTPVKGLKNTTNYNEFLEENDSDLRLDNSYKFKIQVPQVIAEEVFNGNEGDVFGPYKDAGFFKLSKITEVKQLPDSAKASHILIPFVGSASADATVVQTEGEAKKTADSLLAVVKADKSKFADLAKKMSSDQGSAEKGGFYDWFAYNRMVPSFRDFVFEGKEGDMGVVKTQFGFHVIKIDGQKNFQPVVKLATFGRKIEASEETENAVFQNAETLALELANGKAFEEAVKEKNLTSLPAVGLKSLDENVPGVGNERQIITWAFEPETEEGSYKRFDVEGGYIVAVLTAKTAKGLMPVDKAITSVRPILTNERKAKMIEDKMSGATLEEIAKSVNQSVRAATDVNLQSPTISGVGFEPKVVGAMMNAKENKVVKNVAGDKGVFAFVVEKREEPTALPNYDTYRKRIVAERQNKTFQMYEAVKKASEIKDNMSSFYGIQ
- the lpdA gene encoding dihydrolipoyl dehydrogenase yields the protein MKYDLIVIGSGPGGYIAAIRAAQLGSKVAIIEKYSTLGGTCLNVGCIPSKALLDSSHHYYDAVNHFEEHGISVEKPSFDFGKMVARKANVVETTTGGIKYLMDKNNIEVYEGLGSFEDATHVKITKNDGTEEVIEGTNIIIATGSKPSSLPFITIDKERVITSTEALKLPEVPKHLLVIGGGVIGLELGSVYKRLGAEVTVIEYAPTITPTMDKDVSKELTKVLKKQGMKINASHGVTSVERNGDEVVVKATNKKGEEVTFTGDYCLVSVGRRPYTEGLALEKAGVKVTERGMVEVNDHLQTNVSNIYAIGDVVRGAMLAHKAEEEGVVVAEYLAGQKPHIDYNLIPGIVYTWPEVAAVGKTEQELKDAGIDYKSGKFSMRALGRSRASGDLDGFVKVLADKNTDEVLGVHMVGARVADLIMEAAVAMEYRASAEDLARICHGHPTYSEAVKEAAKAAWDGKPLNA
- a CDS encoding heme-binding domain-containing protein, which translates into the protein MKIFKKIIIVLLLLLVIVQFFQPEKNEGEITSVQYFIEETKPNDAVHKILKTACFDCHSNSTRYPWYSSITPVNYWLADHVNHGKEELNFSEWATYSLKRKEHKMKEVWVEVEKGKMPLDSYTWTHADARLSKEEVQQITEWAKSVQNNYQTQLAN
- a CDS encoding glycosyltransferase, coding for MQQLLIIGYVWIEKTTGAGNRMLQLINVFKNHNYIITFATPAQKTENSLNLAELGIEEKAIELNSSSFDDFVKELQPDVVLFDRFMMEEQFGWRVAEHCPKALRVLDTEDLHFLRKTRHKQLKKGKQFSTEALLKSNEAKREIAAILRCDMSLIISTYEMQLLKDVFKVDESLLYHLPFLLDTIDAETTQKWKSFEERKHFVFIGNFFHAPNVDAVLQLKTIWKQIRKQLPKAEVHIYGAYVTQQIQQLHKPKEGFIIKGFAEDALEVVKNARVVLAPIRFGAGIKGKLTEAMECGTPSVTTSIGAEGMYDNLPWNGFIEDNFEKFANKAIELYTYDILWKKSQQKGIEIINSLYDKDKLGVTFIRGIKKIQENFEIHRTQNFLGSLLQHQTLQTTKFMSKWIEEKNKK
- a CDS encoding DUF4625 domain-containing protein, producing MKLLKITSALLFLTLVNFGCSSDSEEPDTEKPTITINYNEGFPKSCAVLEKGKEYTIRVKVSDNIALATYAIDIHHNFDHHTHDDQGSNCELSPIKDPVSPLIFMENYTIDNNRKEYEIAQNITIPTDIDSGDYHCQISVIDVTGWQSRTSVDIKIE
- a CDS encoding TonB-dependent receptor, whose protein sequence is MTKQSLGALFCVLFHTILFGQNTNSVTIKVIDATTQSELPNAHVSIGSKHAYTNTRGSSTFFKLLNKEYLLTVTHVGYVTYKESISPTNSVIVIPLIQDNSVLNEVVIAQNPKKTLTKFSSNTQRIDVDFLEKNRDNSLMQTLKDIPGVSTITIGSGQSKPTIRGLGFNRVVVVENGIKHEAQQWGADHGLEIDQYNIDNIEVTKGAASLLYGSDAISGVISLKNNLLPDVNSFTGELNLTNRSNNDFYGVSLGVKQRYNHWYYKARITHEDYGDYKVPTKKITYDNYIFDLHKNYLRNTAGFNHNVGVSIGYVSDNISSITSFSNVNSKNGFFANAHGLEVRTSKIDYDVDNRDIDLPYHKVNHFKITNNTSFLFPNYTLDVELGFQNNHREEHSEPVPHGYMPKPSSTMERLFKKNTYSLNVKSQLHNFNKHKVTTGVNLEYQDNTIDGWGFLIPEYTRFTAGAFVYDQIKLNDKLYLDGGIRYDYGIIKTQPYYEWFLSPVTDENGNTTQQQLQRSKRKSLTFGSLSASAGLSYGLKNTSYKINIGKSFRIPLANELASDGVNYHMYRYEEGSLDLEPESSYQIDGEFKANFSRGSIQITPFVNYFDNYIYLSPTSEYYETLQKYQYNQSRVFRYGGEIMAQYEPIDKLSITGSLEYVKARQLSGKKKNFTLPFSPPLTGVVSLEYTLNPWSTFGETKIFSSVRLVSDQNNIVPPEKTTGGYSLFNIGLHTSVDLFSKKQPLKIQGRLNNILNNKVFDHTSFYRLIEVPEPGRNFSITIIQTF